A window from Pseudomonas sp. MRSN 12121 encodes these proteins:
- a CDS encoding NADP-dependent isocitrate dehydrogenase, with protein MPTRSKIIYTFTDEAPALATYSLLPIIEAFTASADIAVETRDISLAGRILASFPELLGDKAVPDHLAELGELAVTPEANIIKLPNISASVPQLQAAIKELQAKGYALPDYPETVTSDADKDAKARYDKVKGSAVNPVLREGNSDRRAPLSVKNYARKHPHKMGAWAKDSKSHVAHMSNGDFYGSEKAALIDAQDSVKIELIAQDGSATVLKEKTAVQAGEILDCAVMSKKALRAFVAAEIEDAKQQGVLLSVHLKATMMKVSDPIMFGQIVAEFYQDALSKHAEVLSQIGFNLNNGIGDLYARIKALPTDQQAAIEADIQAVYAVRPALAMVNSDKGITNLHVPSDVIVDASMPAMIRDSGKMWGTDGQLHDTKALIPDRCYATIYQAVIEDCKANGAFDPTTMGSVPNVGLMAKKAEEYGSHDKTFQIKADGVVRVTDSKGNLLLEQAVEAGDIFRMCQTKDAPIQDWVKLAVNRARASDTPAIFWLDPMRAHDGVMIEKVQAYLKDHDTSGLDIRVMSPVDAMKFTLARTREGKDTISVTGNVLRDYLTDLFPIMELGTSAKMLSIVPLMNGGGLFETGAGGSAPKHVQQLLEENFLRWDSLGEFLALAASLEHLGNTYNNPKALVLAKTLDQATGQFLDNNKSPSRKVGNIDNRGSHFYLALYWAQALAAQTEDAALQAQFSPLAKTLTENEASIVAELNAVQGKPVDIGGYYSANPELVSKAMRPSATLNAAIAALA; from the coding sequence ATGCCCACCCGCTCGAAGATCATCTATACCTTCACCGACGAAGCTCCCGCCCTCGCCACCTACTCGCTGCTCCCTATCATCGAAGCCTTCACCGCTTCCGCTGATATTGCCGTGGAAACCCGCGACATCTCTCTCGCAGGGCGTATTCTTGCCAGCTTCCCGGAGCTGCTGGGCGACAAAGCCGTACCAGACCATCTGGCCGAGCTGGGCGAACTGGCCGTAACACCTGAAGCCAACATCATCAAGCTGCCGAACATCAGTGCTTCGGTTCCCCAGCTTCAGGCCGCCATCAAAGAGCTGCAGGCCAAGGGCTACGCCCTGCCGGACTACCCGGAAACCGTGACCAGCGACGCCGACAAAGACGCCAAGGCGCGCTACGACAAGGTCAAGGGCAGCGCCGTGAACCCGGTCCTGCGCGAAGGCAACTCCGATCGTCGCGCCCCGCTGTCGGTCAAGAACTACGCACGCAAGCACCCGCACAAGATGGGCGCCTGGGCCAAGGACTCCAAGTCCCACGTGGCCCACATGAGCAACGGCGACTTCTATGGCAGCGAAAAAGCCGCCCTGATCGATGCCCAGGACAGCGTCAAGATCGAACTGATCGCCCAGGACGGTAGCGCTACTGTCCTGAAGGAAAAAACCGCCGTACAAGCCGGCGAGATCCTCGACTGCGCCGTCATGAGCAAGAAAGCCCTGCGCGCTTTCGTTGCCGCAGAGATCGAAGACGCCAAGCAGCAGGGCGTGCTGCTGTCGGTGCACCTCAAGGCCACCATGATGAAGGTTTCCGATCCGATCATGTTCGGCCAGATCGTTGCCGAGTTCTATCAGGACGCCCTGAGCAAGCACGCCGAAGTGCTGAGTCAGATCGGCTTCAACCTGAACAACGGCATCGGCGACCTGTATGCCCGCATCAAGGCCCTGCCTACCGATCAGCAAGCCGCGATCGAAGCCGACATCCAGGCGGTCTACGCCGTGCGCCCTGCCCTGGCCATGGTCAATTCCGACAAAGGCATCACCAACCTGCACGTGCCGAGCGACGTGATCGTCGACGCCTCGATGCCTGCCATGATCCGTGACTCCGGCAAGATGTGGGGCACCGACGGCCAGCTGCACGACACCAAGGCACTGATCCCGGACCGCTGCTACGCCACCATCTACCAGGCGGTCATCGAAGATTGCAAAGCCAACGGCGCCTTCGATCCGACCACCATGGGCAGCGTGCCGAACGTCGGCCTGATGGCCAAGAAAGCCGAAGAGTACGGCTCCCACGACAAGACCTTCCAGATCAAGGCCGACGGCGTCGTACGCGTCACCGACAGCAAGGGCAACCTGCTGCTGGAACAGGCGGTCGAGGCCGGCGACATCTTCCGCATGTGCCAGACCAAAGACGCCCCGATCCAGGACTGGGTCAAACTGGCCGTCAATCGCGCTCGCGCCAGCGATACTCCAGCGATTTTCTGGCTGGACCCGATGCGCGCCCACGACGGCGTGATGATCGAGAAGGTGCAGGCCTACCTGAAGGATCACGACACCAGCGGCCTGGATATCCGCGTGATGTCGCCGGTCGACGCCATGAAGTTCACCCTGGCCCGCACCCGCGAAGGCAAGGACACCATCTCCGTCACCGGCAACGTGCTGCGCGACTACCTGACCGACCTGTTCCCAATCATGGAACTGGGCACCAGCGCCAAAATGCTGTCGATCGTGCCACTGATGAACGGTGGCGGCCTGTTCGAAACCGGCGCCGGCGGTTCGGCACCGAAGCACGTACAGCAGTTGCTGGAAGAAAACTTCCTGCGCTGGGACTCCCTGGGTGAGTTCCTGGCCCTGGCCGCCTCCCTGGAGCACCTGGGCAACACCTACAACAACCCGAAAGCGCTGGTATTGGCCAAGACCCTCGACCAGGCAACCGGTCAGTTCCTGGACAACAATAAGTCGCCATCGCGCAAAGTCGGCAACATCGACAACCGCGGCAGCCACTTCTACCTGGCGCTGTACTGGGCCCAGGCCCTGGCCGCCCAGACTGAAGATGCCGCCCTGCAAGCGCAGTTCAGCCCCCTGGCCAAGACCCTGACCGAGAACGAGGCAAGCATCGTTGCCGAACTCAATGCGGTCCAAGGCAAGCCAGTGGACATCGGCGGCTACTACAGCGCCAACCCTGAGCTGGTGAGCAAGGCCATGCGCCCGAGCGCCACGCTCAACGCGGCTATCGCTGCGCTGGCATAA
- a CDS encoding NUDIX hydrolase: MEWQPHITVATIIEDQGRFLFVEEFQGEQAVLNQPAGHLDANESLLQAAIRETLEETGWDIELTGVVGIYLYTAPSNGVTYQRVCFAGKPLRHHPDYRLDDGIIGPRWLSRDELLALRPQWRSELIIQCLDDYLAGQLHSLTLIRPSL; this comes from the coding sequence ATGGAATGGCAACCCCACATCACCGTCGCCACCATCATCGAGGATCAGGGACGCTTCCTGTTCGTCGAAGAGTTCCAGGGCGAGCAGGCGGTACTCAACCAGCCCGCCGGGCACCTGGACGCGAATGAAAGCCTGCTCCAGGCCGCCATTCGCGAAACCCTGGAAGAAACCGGCTGGGACATCGAATTGACCGGCGTGGTCGGTATCTATCTGTACACCGCCCCGAGCAATGGCGTGACCTACCAGCGCGTGTGCTTCGCCGGCAAACCGCTGCGGCACCACCCCGACTATCGACTGGACGATGGCATCATCGGCCCGCGCTGGCTGAGCCGCGACGAGTTGCTGGCCTTGCGCCCGCAATGGCGCAGCGAGCTGATCATCCAATGCCTTGACGACTATCTGGCCGGCCAGCTGCACAGCCTCACGCTGATCCGCCCATCGCTTTAA
- the mnmA gene encoding tRNA 2-thiouridine(34) synthase MnmA yields the protein MRDPAPSDNQKKRVIVGMSGGVDSSVSALLLMEQGYQVEGLFMKNWEEDDGTEYCTAMDDLADAQAVCDKIGIKLHTANFAAEYWDNVFEHFLAEYKAGRTPNPDILCNREIKFKAFLDYAMMLGADLIATGHYVRRRDIDGRTELLKGLDPNKDQSYFLHAVGGEQIAKTLFPVGELEKPEVRAIAEKHDLATAKKKDSTGICFIGERRFSDFLKQYLPAQPGEIKTTEGEVIGRHHGLMYHTIGQRQGLGIGGLKDAGEEPWYVLIKDLEHNELIVGQGNDHPWLFSRALLASDIYWVNPIDLSEPRRLTAKVRYRQSDQPCTLEKTASGYRATFDDPQRAVTPGQSVVFYDGEICLGGGVIEVAEPWSSKA from the coding sequence ATGCGTGATCCAGCCCCTTCTGACAACCAAAAGAAGCGCGTCATCGTCGGCATGTCCGGCGGCGTGGACTCTTCCGTTTCCGCCCTCCTGCTGATGGAGCAGGGTTACCAGGTGGAAGGCCTGTTCATGAAGAACTGGGAGGAAGACGACGGAACCGAATACTGCACTGCCATGGACGACCTCGCGGACGCCCAGGCCGTATGCGACAAGATCGGCATCAAGCTGCACACCGCCAACTTCGCCGCCGAGTACTGGGACAACGTGTTCGAGCACTTCCTGGCCGAATACAAGGCCGGCCGCACGCCGAACCCGGACATCCTGTGCAACCGCGAGATCAAGTTCAAGGCGTTCCTCGACTACGCCATGATGCTCGGCGCCGACCTGATCGCCACCGGTCACTATGTGCGTCGCCGCGATATCGACGGGCGCACCGAACTGCTCAAGGGCCTGGACCCGAACAAGGACCAGAGCTATTTCCTGCACGCCGTCGGCGGCGAACAGATCGCCAAGACCCTGTTCCCGGTGGGCGAACTGGAAAAGCCCGAAGTCCGCGCGATCGCCGAAAAACACGACTTGGCCACCGCCAAGAAGAAGGATTCCACCGGCATCTGCTTTATCGGCGAACGGCGCTTCAGCGATTTCCTCAAGCAATACCTGCCGGCCCAGCCCGGCGAGATCAAGACCACCGAAGGTGAAGTGATCGGCCGCCACCACGGCCTGATGTACCACACCATCGGCCAGCGCCAGGGCCTGGGCATCGGCGGCCTCAAGGACGCCGGCGAAGAGCCGTGGTACGTGCTGATCAAGGATCTGGAGCACAACGAGCTGATCGTGGGCCAGGGCAATGACCATCCGTGGCTGTTCTCCCGCGCCCTGCTCGCCTCCGACATCTATTGGGTCAACCCGATCGACCTGAGCGAACCACGCCGCCTGACCGCGAAAGTGCGCTATCGCCAGAGCGACCAGCCCTGCACCCTGGAAAAGACCGCCAGCGGCTACCGCGCGACCTTCGACGACCCGCAACGCGCCGTCACCCCCGGCCAGTCCGTGGTGTTCTATGACGGCGAAATCTGCCTGGGCGGCGGCGTGATCGAAGTCGCGGAGCCCTGGAGCAGCAAGGCATGA
- the hflD gene encoding high frequency lysogenization protein HflD, with the protein MSPIQEQLTALGGVFLAAVLVDKIAKTGQVTEASLSCMLGSLLIRDPKDTLEVYGGDDINLREGYRALIGALERDPSTLQREPLRYALSMLGLERQLAKRDDMLEIIGKRLPQIQSQVEHFGPAHENVIAACGSLYQDTLSTLRQRIQVHGDMRNLQQPSNASKIRALLLAGIRSARLWRQLGGHRWQLVISRRKLLKELYPLMRNS; encoded by the coding sequence ATGAGCCCGATCCAGGAGCAACTGACGGCACTGGGCGGCGTGTTTCTCGCCGCCGTGCTGGTGGACAAGATCGCCAAGACCGGCCAGGTCACCGAAGCCTCCTTGAGCTGCATGCTCGGCAGCCTGCTGATCCGCGACCCGAAGGACACCCTGGAAGTCTACGGCGGTGACGATATCAACCTGCGCGAAGGCTATCGCGCCCTGATCGGCGCCCTGGAACGCGACCCCAGCACGCTGCAGCGCGAACCGCTGCGCTACGCCCTGTCGATGCTCGGCCTCGAGCGCCAGCTGGCCAAGCGTGACGACATGCTGGAGATCATCGGCAAGCGCCTGCCGCAGATTCAGTCCCAGGTCGAACATTTCGGCCCGGCTCACGAAAACGTGATTGCCGCGTGCGGCTCGCTGTACCAGGACACCCTGAGCACCCTGCGCCAGCGAATCCAGGTGCATGGCGACATGCGCAACCTGCAGCAACCGAGCAACGCTTCGAAGATCCGCGCCCTGCTGCTGGCCGGCATCCGCTCGGCGCGCCTGTGGCGCCAACTGGGCGGTCACCGCTGGCAGCTGGTGATCAGCCGCCGCAAGCTGCTCAAAGAGCTTTATCCGCTGATGCGCAACAGCTGA
- the purB gene encoding adenylosuccinate lyase codes for MQLSSLTAVSPVDGRYAGKTQALRPIFSEYGLIRARVLVEVRWLQRLAAHSAIGEVPAFSAQANAVLNALVENFSLEHAERVKEIERTTNHDVKAIEYLLKEQAAQLPELAKVSEFIHFACTSEDINNLSHALMLREGRDDVMLPLMRQTAEAIRELALRFADVPMLSRTHGQPASPTTLGKELANVVYRLERQIAQVAAVPLLGKINGAVGNYNAHLSAYPEIDWEANARAFIEDELGLSFNPYTTQIEPHDYIAELFDAIARFNTILIDFDRDIWGYISLGYFKQRTIAGEIGSSTMPHKVNPIDFENSEGNLGIANALFQHLASKLPISRWQRDLTDSTVLRNLGVGFAHSVIAYEASLKGISKLELNAQKIAEDLDACWEVLAEPIQTVMRRYNIENPYEKLKELTRGKGISPEALQTFIDGLEMPEAAKAELKKLTPASYIGNAVAQAKRI; via the coding sequence ATGCAGCTCTCTTCGCTCACTGCGGTTTCCCCTGTTGACGGCCGCTACGCCGGCAAAACCCAGGCCCTGCGCCCCATTTTCAGCGAATACGGCCTGATCCGTGCTCGCGTCCTGGTCGAAGTGCGCTGGCTCCAGCGCCTGGCCGCCCACTCCGCCATCGGCGAAGTACCAGCGTTCTCCGCACAAGCCAATGCCGTGCTGAACGCCCTGGTGGAAAACTTCTCTCTGGAGCACGCCGAGCGCGTCAAAGAGATCGAGCGCACCACCAACCACGACGTCAAGGCTATCGAGTACCTGCTCAAGGAGCAGGCCGCCCAGTTGCCTGAACTGGCCAAGGTCAGCGAATTCATCCACTTCGCCTGCACCAGCGAGGACATCAACAACCTGTCCCACGCCCTGATGCTGCGCGAAGGTCGCGACGACGTGATGCTGCCGCTGATGCGCCAGACCGCCGAGGCCATCCGCGAGCTGGCGCTGCGCTTCGCCGACGTGCCGATGCTGTCGCGCACCCACGGCCAGCCGGCCTCGCCGACCACCCTGGGCAAAGAGCTGGCGAACGTGGTGTACCGCCTAGAGCGCCAGATCGCCCAAGTCGCCGCCGTACCGCTGCTGGGCAAGATCAATGGCGCCGTGGGCAACTACAACGCCCACCTGTCGGCCTACCCGGAAATCGACTGGGAAGCCAACGCCCGCGCCTTCATCGAAGACGAGCTGGGCCTGAGCTTCAACCCGTACACCACGCAGATCGAACCGCACGACTACATTGCCGAGCTGTTCGACGCCATCGCCCGCTTCAACACCATCCTGATCGACTTCGATCGCGATATCTGGGGCTACATCTCCCTGGGCTACTTCAAGCAGCGCACCATTGCTGGCGAAATCGGCTCGTCGACCATGCCGCACAAGGTCAACCCGATCGACTTCGAAAACTCCGAAGGCAACCTGGGCATCGCCAACGCACTGTTCCAGCACCTGGCGAGCAAACTGCCGATCTCCCGCTGGCAGCGCGACCTGACCGACTCCACCGTCCTGCGCAACCTGGGCGTCGGTTTCGCCCACAGCGTGATCGCCTATGAAGCCAGCCTCAAAGGCATCAGCAAGCTGGAGCTCAACGCCCAGAAGATCGCCGAAGACCTGGACGCCTGCTGGGAAGTCCTGGCCGAGCCGATCCAGACCGTGATGCGTCGCTACAACATCGAAAACCCGTACGAAAAGCTCAAGGAACTGACACGCGGCAAGGGCATCAGCCCAGAAGCGCTGCAAACCTTCATCGACGGGCTGGAAATGCCTGAAGCCGCCAAGGCCGAGCTGAAAAAGCTCACCCCGGCCAGCTACATCGGCAATGCCGTGGCCCAAGCCAAACGCATCTGA